The Lepidochelys kempii isolate rLepKem1 chromosome 2, rLepKem1.hap2, whole genome shotgun sequence genomic interval AGCTGCCGTAGGAATGGGGCCTCTTGCAGCCATGGACATTTGGTAAAAATGCTGTCTCTGTGAGGTACTAGCTTCTGCATGAAAACTGCCATTTTTGTCAATGTGAAATAAGTTCTGCTGGAAACTGCACGAAGGCAGTGGCCTCTTCTGCTGCTTGATCTCTGGACTGTGAGCAATTCTGTTCTGAACAGCATGTTTGCTCAGCCACTCTTGTTTAAATGGCTGACCATGCCCTAGTTGATTCGTATTGGAACCGATTACACAAGGAGCCACTTTAACATCTGTGTCCACTGATAGCTTTCCAAGCTCACATTTCATTTGAGTGTGCTCCCCCACAGTCCTGGCCATCCGCTTCTTTGGATGGTTGTCACGCTTTCTGATTTGCAGTGGGGCTAGGCCGCCTGCTGTAAATCCTTTACCATCTGGATTGGGTGAGCTGGAAGGATTTTCAACCAGACTTCTCTCAGATGCTGATGTTTTACACACTGAGGTAGTTTGCAAAGGCAAGGGGAGCCTGTTAATCTCTAGTTTGGCTCCGGATCTGGGCTGTGGCAGCACCTTTTCCAAAGGCAGGTTGCCTTGCAGTAACTGTGTCACTAGAGGATTGTTGGCCTCAACTGATGACAAACGACAGCTAGAGCTTCCAGCACTTGTAACTCTTTTTAGGGTTTCTGTTGTCAATGACAAAGAGTCCTCCATAGAGTCTGTAACAGATGTCTTGGAGGTCTGTGTCAGCTGTGCACTCGGGGCTATTTCTGCAGTCTGGCGAGGCATTTCAGATCCTGTAAAATCTTCAGTGTCCATCCTAAAGCATTTGTCAGATTCGGTAGTTTCTGATTTAACAGGAACAGTGATGCTAGTCATAAGACTCCTTGACTGCAACTCTGACATCTGCGTGTAACTTGAAGGCtcagttttgacattttttaaacagttttgctCTGTATATTCTTTATGCTTATTTGGGTTAAGATGGCTGACCACTGGCTGGTCTGTGTGCATTGCCTCTTCATCATGCCAGCATATTCTGTTATTAGTGTTAAACTGATTGACACAGGCAGCATCTGCTTCACTTTTAAAGGCTGAAGGACCTCGTAACTGCTCTACAAAACCTTGACTGGGGGCAACAACCTCAATTAATTTATCTTGAGGAGTAAGAGGCACTTCTTGAAGACTTGTACAAGCTGTCTGCAAGGTTTTTCCCTCTTGTTTTGCTGTAACAGTTATGAAGCTGGAACTGTGCTCAAGGCTTTCATTACTGACTATTTCAGGCCTGCTTATTACAGACACCTGAGGACATGCTATATTTTGTAAGGCAGTTTCTGCCCTCACAAGTCTGCTCTGCAGATCTATgctgttttctgcattttcaatgGAAGCAGCCAGCGACAAACTGGAATTTAATGTAGTAGTGTGGTCAACAATGACTTTACAAGGTATAGACCTGTTCACGGCTGTTTGTGTAAAGCTCACTGGCTGAGATTTACTGGACAGATCTGTTCGGTTTCGTGGTCCAGAACTTTTTTCCAAGTTGTCAGCACTTAATTTAGCAGTGTTGTCGTAAGAACTTACTGTCACCATATTACCAGTAAACATTGAAATTGGTGGCCTTGCAACAGAATCTACTACTGTAGCCGCATCACTGCAGCTTAAAGCTGCTCTAACAGTAGTGTTAATGGATACAGTACTTTGCTCACTGCATCCAGTTATGGCTATCTTATCAGAAGAAAATCTAGTAGTAGTCCCCACTGGGGGAATCAGTACAGAACTACCTGGGAGATGATTTGGCAAATTACTTGCAATGGACGAAGTTGGCACAGTGGTATATTGACTGGAGACTGCATTATTTGCGCTGCTACTTGATACTGGCAACCTTTTCTCATCAATTGAATTTGATAAGACTGTACTGTCTATTGAGGCTGGAACAATAGTGTTATCAATACATTTTGGTACAATGGCAATGCATGGAGTATCGACCCCTTGGGTGGATTTCAGCATGTTTACATTACAAGCCGAAATTGTTGTGTTTGTACTGTCAACAGACATTAAAACAGAAGATTTATCAATAGAACTTGCAAAGGGAAGTTCTTGAATTGCTCCCGACATAGCAGTGCTGCAAACAGACACAGGGACTGAATTTTTACTATAAAGCACTGGCACATTGTTATTTTCAGTGGAGGTAGATGAGATAATTTTCTCACACAATTGTGGCATAGGTATGTTTTCATCAGAACTGTGAACGGATATGTCCGTAGCAGTTTCTGGCAATGCAGCTGTGTTAAGTGACTGCTGCAGTAAAGTGTTAGTCTCACGGAGGTGAGTAGACTTGTTACTAGGAGACCTGCAGTTAGGATTAACTATAATGACACCAGTAGAAACTTCAATCTTTGTGTCAGGTGTCGTCGAGGTGTCTATGGACGAAGGACCTTCCTTTGAACTGAGCTGTGACTTTGCTTCTTTACTGGTCTGAAGTAAGTGGGCTCTGGCTTGATGCTTAGCAAATAGTTTGGCCTTTGTTTGCTCCTTGATGTGTGCCAGTGTTCTTGTCTTCCCACCTTCACAGGGACTCCCCATTGCTCCAGAGACTATGCTTGCAGCTGCTGccacagcagctgcagctgcagcCTCTCTCTGGGCTCTAGCTTGCTGAGCTCTTGCCTTGATATCTGCAAGAGTTCTAGCCCCAGTGTTCCTCCCGCTGCTGACTGATGTACTTGGGGAAACCCTAGGTTCTGGTTTTGAAACAGGCTGACTCTTGATAATAAAAGGTGGCCCAATTTTTGAAAGTTGAATCTAAAacgaagaagaaaacaaaacaatgttaatagGATATCATACATATTAAATTTCTCTGCTATCTTCTAAACGGTTCAGAGCATGATAGCAAATtagaggtcacactagatgaatCAGAATTACCATGTAGTGTATTTACACAGAAAAATGCTAAAAGTTAACAATATGTTCATTTTACTACTTTGTCATTCTCCAACAGAAGTAATGAGTACTTGAATTTGCCTCCATAGACCTACCTTTTTGTTGAGAAGGAAAGTTGATTGAATGTGATAAAATACAATGGTTATCTGATATAATTCATCACATCTTCCTAATCTCCACTGTATCTAGTTGGAGATCAACCTGTCAGGTGCAATGGGACTGGAAAAGGGCTTCCTTGTTAACATCTACTGcaaatgtttgaaaaataatCATAGTGGTTTTGCTCCTCATTCCAAGGCATTCAGGCCTCTGTAACCACTTAATCTTTCCCTCGTTACACCAAATATTTATTGTAATATCAAATGCAACTAAAAAACCTTTCCTCCAGCTAGGAGGAGTCTGAAATTCCTCTGAGTCTGTAATTCATACCATACCAAGGATCAATCCCTGACTGAGACTTAAAAGGGGTGAatcacaaaaatgtttttttccgtCCCTAGCACCCTAATTTTAGGGCACCCACTGTAGTATCTTTCTGGTGCATCACCTGCTCACTACTGTGTATCGAGAActaagaccccaatcctgcaaatatttatacaGTGTTTAATGTATATACATGAAtgatctcactgaaatcaatgggatggcTCATATTATACGTAAAGATAAGCACGTGCAcgggtgtttgcaggattggggtgtAAGAGACATGAGGTCACATCCAAAACAAGCTCCAACAACAATCAGTGGAATTCACTTCTATTAAACACATCAAGCCAGGCAGAATAGTATTTTAACCTCTTAAAATGGACACATTTTTCAGCTGTCCAGGTTAGTGGAGCCTCAGTGATCAGTGAGGTGACTTTCTTTTGGAGAGTAGTAGAGAGATGAGCTATGTAACATTTACAGGAAAAATAGCCATGTGATAAATGTGAGTTAAGGGAAGTCAAAGCTACAAAAGAGCCCTTATGATTTGGGACATTGGCAGGGTCATTTTTACAAGGAAAGGTAGCCGTTATCAATGGCACCACCTTACAAAGCTAAATACTGATTAAATAAAGATATGATTAACATATGATTTTCCAAAATAAATTTTAGAAATGCCTGCTGCTGTTTCAGTATCTTCCTTCAATGTCTCTGGGGCTCTCTATTGGTAGGAGCTGCCATTTTCCCAGCAGGGGACCAATCTGATGATGCAGTGTGGGATTGAAAGAATCTGGTTTTCTATTAGGAAGCAGTGTAACTCAAAGTTCCAGTCCTGTAGTAATATGCATTTTATATATCTCCACAGTTCAGCATAGACAGTGTCAGCATAactttccccacacagctctgccaatgggcCTCAACCCTGACCTTGAGGGAAAGAGCAAGTCATTCTACATGCCAATTCAATTCTTGGCCTGTCTGCCGACTCTGCCAATTAGTACTAGTTATGGTGGTGGTTTTGTAATGTGGAAACTTCTCATCTGGGAAATGGAATGAGATCAAACTAATTTCACATATACCAATGAATACCCAGCAGATAGTGACCAAAAATCAACACTACTGATTTCATCTGGGTTTGAACTAGCAACCTACAGACAAAAGGTTTCATCATCTAGAACTAATCTCTTAAATAATTCTGTTCCtcctctaatttttttaaaaaatcagttacttGAATAGTTGAGTTAATAACACTTACATTAACACATTTCTTCAAGTACACTGCTACTTCGAAACACTTTGCTTTCCAGctcaaaagcagatttttttcaatCCTACTTCGCAACATCAAGATTGATAAAATGGTAACTATTGTCTgattgttaattttttaaattataattatgAAACCTTTTTCTCCCTGATCTACTTTTCTTTGTAATTAGATAGTGATTAGAATTCCATATATGAGGCTGGAGTCTTTCAAAAAAGACATGAGTACCACTAAAGTTAGAGTGGGCTAGCTTCCAACTGTATTCTTGCTCACCAATTACTGTTAGCTGCTCCATGCTGTAGTACTAGTGATTGAAACATTTACTGTATTTGCCCTCCTGGACAGATTAGAATGTTCAATTACTATAGCAGTtacaaataaatagaaaaaagggACAGCTCTGAATAATTGGGAACTCACACTGCACAGCCAGTAGTTAAGTAGACTGGGCCTAACTTTTGGCCAACATCATCATGTACAAAACTAAGATGGACAAGACATCACGAAACAGACTAAATAAATCTATTGTCCTCACATGTTAAAAAGAACTTTCCAAACTgagctaactttttaaaaaaagacaaatgtgTTCAAAGCAATTTATCTAGCCAGTAATTTGCTGCCAGTAAAGATATTTGCATTCTCATAATGTGTCATTCTCATAATGCATAAAGTCATAATGTGACTTTCTCCCTCACAGCTAAGGTTCTGCCTCCTAACTGTACAGGGAAATCTTGTACTTAAGCCATCATGTGTACCAGTCTTGCAAAGAGATCTGCAAGCACAGGCTGTTACTCCATATAGAGCCTCTCTGGCTTCAATCTGGGTCCTGTTGCAGAACTGAGGAATTGACCAGTTGTAACAAAAATGACTCTGATGTAACAAAGAAAAACAGACAGAGAGCAAGCCCTTGCTTAATCTTGAATACTGTAGACTGGGGAATTAGCAAATATACTAAGAAACAATGGAAAAGTccatggatttatttttaagtcATATATATTTGGATTGTTTGCCCTCACATGAAAGTACTTTTGCAACAAAAGTGAGGTAATTCAAACTGTGCAACACAGAAAGAGAGGTATTGGAAATTGCTTATCTTTCTCTCCCTATACCAAATATTTAAGAGTAACAAACAAATCCAGAGGCAATCAGCAGATAATTAATCTTTAGCCTTCTGACTCAGTAGGCTTTTACTACCACTCTACCTTGAGGGGTGGGACTCGGGGCTCTTCTCTGGGTGGCTGCTCTTTCTCAGATGGACTCATCAACGGAGCGTTACGATTAGACTGATCGTCTTCTATTCTAGCTCTCTTCTCTTTACAGATTCCAAAACTGTGCTGCTCTGCAGTCTTCCTCTTCGGGATCTCTGCATCTCTATTTTCAATTCTTACTTCAGATGATTTTGTGGGTTCTAATAACTTAGACGAATGGGAACTCTCCAGCCGGATCTGTACACTGCTTTGTTGTTTGTGTGACTTACTTCTGCACACTTCTGAGAATGAAGTCTTTTCTAGAGATGAGGTATATACTTTATCATGTGGTTTAACTGGAAGGAGTTCGGTGCTTTTGCCCACCGTCCCTTCTGATACGACAGCAATCTCTAATGATGAGAGCACACCTTTCTTTTCCGCTCTTTGCTGAACATGATGATTTTTAATTTTGATCACTTCTGGAGAAGAAAGTTCTGAAATGGAAGCAATGTAAGATTTCTCAATTTCAGTATGTGATCTGCACGATTGAGTAAGATTTTTGCTTTGGGGCTCTTCCAATATTGAACTTTCAGGTATATTCGATAGCGGACCCATTTTCATAGTTTCAGTTGTACTCTGAATCAGTTTTTCTTGCACAATaagattttcctcttgagatgcCTCAGGAATGGTTGAAGTTTCTTCTTTTAAAGGGGAGAGGGATTCTTCAGATAAACATGGTGATTTCCTTTGTTGCAGAATAAGTCTTTCACTCTGTGGGGAATTAGAAATTGGAGAGGTTTCCGACAGAAAAGGTAAACTGGTTGCCATAGATGTTTCAGAAGCTAGAAGTACAGAAGACACAGAAGAGGTTTCTGAGGTTAATGGTAAATCAGACATTGGAGAGGTTTCTGATGTTAAAGGTAAATTAGAAGCTGGTGATGCCTCTGATGTCAAAGGTAAGTTTGATGTCAGAGATACTTCTGAGGTTACAGGTGAAGTGGACACTGGAGATATTTCTGACATTAAAGGTGTGTGCAGGCTTTCTTCAATGGTCTTTTGCTGACTATCAGGTTCAATATTTTCACTGCTGGCTGCCTCAGATGAACAAGCTGTTTCATGAGATGCTGGAGTACAGGGTTCCTCTGAAGTGGACTGTGTGTCACCTCCTGGAGAGGCAATACCGATACAAGGTCCCTCTGGGCTTTCAGAGGAAAAGGAAGTTTCAGAAATACAAGCATTTTCAGATAACTGTTCATCAGGGTCACTCTGTAGCTCCATATCAACAGCAATGCCTCCATCAGTGAACAATGAGCCTTCTAGAGCAGAGTTTTGTGTTTCTGGAGCACTTAGCTCTTTTGTAGACTCAGAATCCCTCTCTGCTGTATCACTGACAGAGTTTGTTGATGAAGCAGATTGTGCAGGTGATAAGCAATCCTCCAGCTGATCAATCACAACTGACATGTCTTCCTGAGGACATTCTGATTTCAACTCCACTTTAATTTCAATGTGAGACAAAGTATCAATTACATCATTCATCACAACACAGGATGCTGAGTTGTCTGCAAGTGGCACTGCTTCTACTTCTTCATTAGTACCAGCTGGGCTTACTGGCTCCTCAGAAAACTCATTTTCTGTTTTATGGTTCTCCTCTTGGCATTCACAGATACTTGTCTCAACCTCCTCAGCAATCTCTTCCTGAATTACAGATTCGTCAGGTACCAATATATCCTCTGAATCTGATTCCACCATTAGATCCTTGACTGGAACCTGTTCCACATTACGAAGAGACTGACAGAAATCTCTTTCAGGAAGGGGTGGaattttcatgcttttctcttCATGGTCCTCAAGAGTTGTTTGTTTAGAAGGACCAGGTATACCAGAAGATCCACACAGCAAACTACTCTCATCTTCATCACTGTTCTGTCCTGAAGTGAGCTTCATAGATTCTTCTATTGACATTCCCAACCTAAAATACAAACCACTTAAGTTAAAAAGGTCATGTAATCACAGACAGAAGTAAACAATGACTTGGATTTTTGTCCTATGCTTTTACTGAATACATGCCTTTAAAAGGGCATTGTCATATAAAAAATAATGGAGTAGATTCAACAGAGTGAtgcaatttacactagctgaggatttggccttatATATTTAGGAAAACAAATTTCCTTACCTGTATTACTTATATTACCTTTGATTAGTAAAACttcaggaattttaaaaatgcaatttacttattatttaaccatTTGGCATTTCATTCAAATTGCACATAAAATGGAAACCATTtagtttcacttttatttatacTCCATTTCCCTTTCTGATTTTCATATTCCAGCACAATGCTGCTATAGTGGCACTACAAGTATTGCAGGAGAATTGTTTAAATCCAGTGAAAAcagttttggtttgaaatttaaaaacagttcagaaaaaatatttctattaatatCACTTTTGCCTAAATTAACAGGAAAAGCTGCACTTCAGAAACTCATTCTTGCCTCAAGCTGATTAACtgtttcttttctatttagaaacttctaatcatttcattttttttgcaATGAAGATTAAAAGAATCCCATTTCATCTTCATTTATTTTCCAATCAAGAGTCTACTACACAAAGTAAGAAAAGATCAGTGGCAAGCTCCTGTTTTTGATTCCATTCTATTTGAGATGCATATAAAGCAGCATTATTTTAAGATAATAAACTTTCAGTTTTTTAATATTTATGTCTATGCATACACAACTCCTCAGATTTCTCTATAATAAAAAAACCTTTAACattcttaaataaaaaataaatgaggcGTTTATATGCAAAAAGTCAGTGTGGGCCCTTGGTTACACTTCCATTTTAGGATGTTTTCTTAATCCCTTTCTTAcctaaaatattatatattaattTACATATAATTCTATTGCTTCAGACAAATAAAACTAAAACACAGCTAAGAGTTGCAGATATTggtaaaaaaattataaaagtcATTGGTTTAGGCTGAAAAATGACAACTGAATTTAGAAACAAGagatgctgagagaaaatataaaGAGAGCATGATCCTGCACCCTCATTTCTGAACAAAGATAATGGGGCTGGAGAATACTCAGCACCTTTTGGAGCAGGCCATGGGTGACCATACCAGCAGCAATGTGACACTCCAGAGCGCTGGAGAATACACAAATGCTAGGCTGTCGTGGTAAGAGGGGTATAATGGTCTTCAGAATCACATGCCAATAACAGAAGATTGATCCTCATCCTCCATTTAATAAGACAACGTAACTGAATAAACAAGTGAGTGATGTGCAAGAACGAAGGATATCAGGAAATTAAGCAAACAATGGTTTTGAATAATTTGCAGAGGGTGACAGGAAataggaaggtttcagagtaacagccgtgttagtctgtatttgcaaaaagaaaaggagtacttgtggcaccttagagaccaaccaattctGTAACAGCTCCAAGTATGGAATAATCATGGAATGAATCAACATTTTTAGTAGCACACTTTAGGAATTCTGAATAGATGGCATTGTTGACTACGCAACAACAATCATGTTATAAAAATAATCAATCAATAATCAGTAACCAAAAAGAATTCTCAGTCTCTTGAATGGAGAAGCAAAGCCAGTCTCAAGAaagggagggaggcagtggggaaggtaCTGCACAACTGAAAGCCAGTAAGAGGACCTTGTTTTTAGCCTTGTTAAATATGAGGACATTCTGGAGCATTTGACATAAAACGTCTACCAATTACTTAGTAATGTAGGCAGTGGTGCTGGGGTTGCTGccacacccctggcttgaagtagcaGTAACAGACACCAAATACATTCCAggatcagcacccccactataaaaattgttccagcacccctgaataTAGGAAAAATAGAATACAGAATAGAAAAATATTGTAATATAGAAAAAACATATCAGCAGAAGAATTAGAAAATGCAAGAGAAAGCTCAACATAATCAGCACAGAAGTGATTCTCAAAAACAGGCATCCTAGTAATTTAAatgaaggggaagagagacagtGGAAATAAAAAAGAGGAGGGATTAATCCGCTGAATCTACCCCATTATTTTTAATCTGACAATGCCCTTTTAATGGCATGTATTCAGTAAAGGCATAAGGCAATACTATTTTTGATATTATGACTTAAAAGATGTTCCCATGGGCTCAGAAAACAGTGGAGGAAGAAGCTTGCAACAAAGGAAAGCCTTAAGATCACAGGGTCTAAGACAAAAGCAGCCTGCATAAGTGGCTGGTCTTTCCACTGTTTTAAAGATAGCAAGACACCAAGACTGCAGTTGCATGGAAAGCAGGGGTCGGCA includes:
- the ASXL3 gene encoding putative Polycomb group protein ASXL3 isoform X1, coding for MAFICPKQIPEEASSTRDSSLTNTPVQSKLVSSFQQHTKKALKQALRQQQKRRNGVSMMVNKTVPRVVLTPLKVSDEQSDSPSGSESKNGEADSSDKEMKHGQKSPTGKQTSQHLKRLKKSGLGHLKWTKAEDIDIETPGSILVNTNLRALINKHTFASLPQHFQQYLLLLLPEVDRQMGSDGVLRLSSSALNNEFFAYAAQGWKQRLAEGEFTPEMQLRIRQEIEKEKKTEPWKERFFERFYGEKLGMSIEESMKLTSGQNSDEDESSLLCGSSGIPGPSKQTTLEDHEEKSMKIPPLPERDFCQSLRNVEQVPVKDLMVESDSEDILVPDESVIQEEIAEEVETSICECQEENHKTENEFSEEPVSPAGTNEEVEAVPLADNSASCVVMNDVIDTLSHIEIKVELKSECPQEDMSVVIDQLEDCLSPAQSASSTNSVSDTAERDSESTKELSAPETQNSALEGSLFTDGGIAVDMELQSDPDEQLSENACISETSFSSESPEGPCIGIASPGGDTQSTSEEPCTPASHETACSSEAASSENIEPDSQQKTIEESLHTPLMSEISPVSTSPVTSEVSLTSNLPLTSEASPASNLPLTSETSPMSDLPLTSETSSVSSVLLASETSMATSLPFLSETSPISNSPQSERLILQQRKSPCLSEESLSPLKEETSTIPEASQEENLIVQEKLIQSTTETMKMGPLSNIPESSILEEPQSKNLTQSCRSHTEIEKSYIASISELSSPEVIKIKNHHVQQRAEKKGVLSSLEIAVVSEGTVGKSTELLPVKPHDKVYTSSLEKTSFSEVCRSKSHKQQSSVQIRLESSHSSKLLEPTKSSEVRIENRDAEIPKRKTAEQHSFGICKEKRARIEDDQSNRNAPLMSPSEKEQPPREEPRVPPLKIQLSKIGPPFIIKSQPVSKPEPRVSPSTSVSSGRNTGARTLADIKARAQQARAQREAAAAAAVAAAASIVSGAMGSPCEGGKTRTLAHIKEQTKAKLFAKHQARAHLLQTSKEAKSQLSSKEGPSSIDTSTTPDTKIEVSTGVIIVNPNCRSPSNKSTHLRETNTLLQQSLNTAALPETATDISVHSSDENIPMPQLCEKIISSTSTENNNVPVLYSKNSVPVSVCSTAMSGAIQELPFASSIDKSSVLMSVDSTNTTISACNVNMLKSTQGVDTPCIAIVPKCIDNTIVPASIDSTVLSNSIDEKRLPVSSSSANNAVSSQYTTVPTSSIASNLPNHLPGSSVLIPPVGTTTRFSSDKIAITGCSEQSTVSINTTVRAALSCSDAATVVDSVARPPISMFTGNMVTVSSYDNTAKLSADNLEKSSGPRNRTDLSSKSQPVSFTQTAVNRSIPCKVIVDHTTTLNSSLSLAASIENAENSIDLQSRLVRAETALQNIACPQVSVISRPEIVSNESLEHSSSFITVTAKQEGKTLQTACTSLQEVPLTPQDKLIEVVAPSQGFVEQLRGPSAFKSEADAACVNQFNTNNRICWHDEEAMHTDQPVVSHLNPNKHKEYTEQNCLKNVKTEPSSYTQMSELQSRSLMTSITVPVKSETTESDKCFRMDTEDFTGSEMPRQTAEIAPSAQLTQTSKTSVTDSMEDSLSLTTETLKRVTSAGSSSCRLSSVEANNPLVTQLLQGNLPLEKVLPQPRSGAKLEINRLPLPLQTTSVCKTSASERSLVENPSSSPNPDGKGFTAGGLAPLQIRKRDNHPKKRMARTVGEHTQMKCELGKLSVDTDVKVAPCVIGSNTNQLGHGQPFKQEWLSKHAVQNRIAHSPEIKQQKRPLPSCSFQQNLFHIDKNGSFHAEASTSQRQHFYQMSMAARGPIPTAALLQTSSKVPSGCNAFAFSRHLEQKGLGEVNISAAAHQLRLGSVFSPHVQIKEGDDIASASQTLQNKALVHPPPPPPIPNTEVPSDQKQLTVTMETTKRLSWPQPASICSNIKSEPISFEEGLSSSCELGLKQASYDQKEVKEQLKTFALKNADFSSYLLSEPQKPFTQLTTQKIQTQHPQQQQQQQLCGNYPAIHFGSTSFKRAASAIEKSIGILGSGSNAATGLSNQNVPIPVQKFADSSNADELELKCSCRLKAMIVCKGCGAFCHDDCIGPSKLCVACLVVR
- the ASXL3 gene encoding putative Polycomb group protein ASXL3 isoform X3, encoding MMVNKTVPRVVLTPLKVSDEQSDSPSGSESKNGEADSSDKEMKHGQKSPTGKQTSQHLKRLKKSGLGHLKWTKAEDIDIETPGSILVNTNLRALINKHTFASLPQHFQQYLLLLLPEVDRQMGSDGVLRLSSSALNNEFFAYAAQGWKQRLAEGEFTPEMQLRIRQEIEKEKKTEPWKERFFERFYGEKLGMSIEESMKLTSGQNSDEDESSLLCGSSGIPGPSKQTTLEDHEEKSMKIPPLPERDFCQSLRNVEQVPVKDLMVESDSEDILVPDESVIQEEIAEEVETSICECQEENHKTENEFSEEPVSPAGTNEEVEAVPLADNSASCVVMNDVIDTLSHIEIKVELKSECPQEDMSVVIDQLEDCLSPAQSASSTNSVSDTAERDSESTKELSAPETQNSALEGSLFTDGGIAVDMELQSDPDEQLSENACISETSFSSESPEGPCIGIASPGGDTQSTSEEPCTPASHETACSSEAASSENIEPDSQQKTIEESLHTPLMSEISPVSTSPVTSEVSLTSNLPLTSEASPASNLPLTSETSPMSDLPLTSETSSVSSVLLASETSMATSLPFLSETSPISNSPQSERLILQQRKSPCLSEESLSPLKEETSTIPEASQEENLIVQEKLIQSTTETMKMGPLSNIPESSILEEPQSKNLTQSCRSHTEIEKSYIASISELSSPEVIKIKNHHVQQRAEKKGVLSSLEIAVVSEGTVGKSTELLPVKPHDKVYTSSLEKTSFSEVCRSKSHKQQSSVQIRLESSHSSKLLEPTKSSEVRIENRDAEIPKRKTAEQHSFGICKEKRARIEDDQSNRNAPLMSPSEKEQPPREEPRVPPLKIQLSKIGPPFIIKSQPVSKPEPRVSPSTSVSSGRNTGARTLADIKARAQQARAQREAAAAAAVAAAASIVSGAMGSPCEGGKTRTLAHIKEQTKAKLFAKHQARAHLLQTSKEAKSQLSSKEGPSSIDTSTTPDTKIEVSTGVIIVNPNCRSPSNKSTHLRETNTLLQQSLNTAALPETATDISVHSSDENIPMPQLCEKIISSTSTENNNVPVLYSKNSVPVSVCSTAMSGAIQELPFASSIDKSSVLMSVDSTNTTISACNVNMLKSTQGVDTPCIAIVPKCIDNTIVPASIDSTVLSNSIDEKRLPVSSSSANNAVSSQYTTVPTSSIASNLPNHLPGSSVLIPPVGTTTRFSSDKIAITGCSEQSTVSINTTVRAALSCSDAATVVDSVARPPISMFTGNMVTVSSYDNTAKLSADNLEKSSGPRNRTDLSSKSQPVSFTQTAVNRSIPCKVIVDHTTTLNSSLSLAASIENAENSIDLQSRLVRAETALQNIACPQVSVISRPEIVSNESLEHSSSFITVTAKQEGKTLQTACTSLQEVPLTPQDKLIEVVAPSQGFVEQLRGPSAFKSEADAACVNQFNTNNRICWHDEEAMHTDQPVVSHLNPNKHKEYTEQNCLKNVKTEPSSYTQMSELQSRSLMTSITVPVKSETTESDKCFRMDTEDFTGSEMPRQTAEIAPSAQLTQTSKTSVTDSMEDSLSLTTETLKRVTSAGSSSCRLSSVEANNPLVTQLLQGNLPLEKVLPQPRSGAKLEINRLPLPLQTTSVCKTSASERSLVENPSSSPNPDGKGFTAGGLAPLQIRKRDNHPKKRMARTVGEHTQMKCELGKLSVDTDVKVAPCVIGSNTNQLGHGQPFKQEWLSKHAVQNRIAHSPEIKQQKRPLPSCSFQQNLFHIDKNGSFHAEASTSQRQHFYQMSMAARGPIPTAALLQTSSKVPSGCNAFAFSRHLEQKGLGEVNISAAAHQLRLGSVFSPHVQIKEGDDIASASQTLQNKALVHPPPPPPIPNTEVPSDQKQLTVTMETTKRLSWPQPASICSNIKSEPISFEEGLSSSCELGLKQASYDQKEVKEQLKTFALKNADFSSYLLSEPQKPFTQLTTQKIQTQHPQQQQQQQLCGNYPAIHFGSTSFKRAASAIEKSIGILGSGSNAATGLSNQNVPIPVQKFADSSNADELELKCSCRLKAMIVCKGCGAFCHDDCIGPSKLCVACLVVR